The DNA window TCAGCATAACTGTTTAGTACCTCCTTGATTTCGTTTGGAATAGTTTCCTCAGTGGTCACTTCTTCCATCAGTGGAATAGCCATAAATGTAGCTTCCTCTCGTGCGAGTCCTGTTTTCAATTGTATGGTCGAGATCATTCTAAGATTACCtggttgcttgatgcttgcaggtattactGTGGGATTGCGGTCGGTGATCACCAAGTATTTCGCCAGTGTCATTGAGATAACTTTGTGTTCTAAGAGGAACTCGATCCCAAGTACCACGTCAAAGTCGTCCATGCGAACCACGACAAGGTCTAACTCTCCTGTCCAAGCCTCTAATTTGAAGGGGACTCTTTTGGAAACTCCCACAATACACAAGGTCTCGGAGTtgacagctttcattttttcaggGTCCTTTTctatggtgagtcccaatcttcgTGCTTCTTGATCGgcgatgaagttgtgggtcGCTCTTGAGTCTATCAAGGTGCTCTTGCTTGGTCGAGAGTTTATTGTCGCATCCACAAACAtgagccctttctctattatctccttcgGGTCGACCTTCCGTTGGAGGGCTGGAAGAATTTGAGCGCGCCCATTCGGGGTTGTCTTGATCTTTCTTCTTGTCTAGCATAGTCTCAACTCTTGTGTCgttgctctcttgaatggacacttggagtgcacTGAGAGAGGCTcgatgaggacagtaggaCACTTTGTGGGGGCCTCTACACAACAGGCATTGTAAAGGTGTCGTCGGGTGGTTCCTTTGAGGGTAAGGTCCTcgagatgtccccgcttgGTTGTTATGAAGAGGTCTATCTGTCCACCCGCTTGGTCTGTTGTTACTTCCATTTGGCCTATTGGGGCTTCCATTTCGATGACCTAGCGGTTTATATGTTTTGCCCCCAGTGTTTGGGGCctgtgttgtttttctttggtaaCCCGCTTCGTTCCCATAGTCTAGGAGTCTCTCGGCGCTGGCAATTGCGGTAGCTAGGTCTTGGATCTTTTTCTCGTGTACCTTTGTTTTGGTCCACGGTTGTAACCCATTTAGAAAGAAGAACACCCTGCCCTTGCCATTGTTTATAATTAACaattgttttagtttttttaataaaaatatatttgattgaataagatttttttttttttttttttttttttttttttttttttttttttttttttttttttNattttaaaattacattattgtatgaaattaatcaaaaaaaatcagagaaaaaaaataatatgaaaaaaaaaaccattataaagaattttttttttcatcgaCTTCATAGATCTTAGTTACACGCAATCTGAAAGAGGAGAATTGAACTCGGCTTCCGTTACGTCATTAGTTGGGATTCTTTCTTCATCGACTCTGTCAATGGCTTCGTAGCTTTGTAGGTAAGATGATTAAaacctctaatttttttttgtttcgtcATGTATGTGAATGAGTTAAGTTTGATTGATCGTCCATTACACCCACGATTGAGACTGAATGAAGAGTTGCaagatcccatattgattggggaggagaacgaaacaccctttatcaTGTGataacctctccctagcagacgcgttttaaaaatcttgaggggaagtctgagAGAGAAAGTCCGAAGAGGGCAATATATGCTAGGGACGAATCTAGGCTGTTACTATATGCTAGTTACCGTTAATAAGTTTGTTCAAGGTGAAACCAAGGTGAAACCAATAAATAGCTAACCATTTAATTTGCGAGTTAAATGAATGGTAATGATAGTCATGAATTGGATAGGCCTCATCATAGTGAGCTTAATTGAACAACAAGTTgctatattagatatattagaCAATAAATTGGAaggtttattattttctaattcatGAAACTTAATGAGAGAAAATAGATTGTGACTAAGCTTTCTCACTAGTTGCCATTGGAATACAATTATAGaaggaaatacaaaagacaCAAAATAGGAAGATGAGCTAACACTTGAGAATGACCCCTTGTGACCAAACAACTCTCAAATGCTCCCCACCTCAATTCCAACCTACCaacacctaaaaaaaaaaaaaaaaggaaaaaaaagaaggaaaagggggaaaacaaagaaaagggtaagtataaaaataaaactcaataAGCAATCTACTCATAGGCTCTTATGGCATCCTCATCCTGGTAGGtcttatatttatatagtttGCTATTCTCTTGCGGTGAATGTCCAACGCCTTGGATTGAGGTGCTACTTCATAAAGTTTTGATTGGGCAGTAAGGTGTCTTCTAGTCTAAACCTCATTTATGGGAGGTTAGTTGGCGGACCCTCCCACGGGATCATAGAGTCACCAGAGTTTGGGGGAAGCGACCCTTGTGTGCCGGCCAACTATTGGATTAACCTACATGATCCCATGCACCCATCTCAAGAATAGTTTTACATCTAAGTGGTCTTGTTCAAGAAACATTTGACAATTTTCACAAAGTTGGGACACCTAATTGCATACTCTAGCTGACCTATACCTGGCTCGATAGTACAGTATCGGGTTAAAAACTCGATGGTATGGGTACTGGAGTGGAAACGGTAGCGGAGACCCTATTAACACCATACATATTGCCAACAACTTGAAAAAGTTACCTTTGTTATTCTTAGATATTGTGGAAGCCTACTGGGTTCTTAAGGGCATCTAGACAATTTAAATCTTGTCTTTCGTTTTCAAGATGTTTAGGACTAACTGCTCGAGTTATGTCATAGCTCGATACTAggcttctgctgatgatctggacacattagtttagacttccaagaaataattaaattttcgaggaaaatgcagaacccagaaatagaCTGTCTtgaagttcgacaaccaccccagtcagaatcgcaatatgcttgtaatcttaaattgttttcagatggTAGTAGGAGTCCTTGACCAAGAGTACCTTTGATGTATCTCAGAACCTGAAGAGCTGCCTCacaatgtggttttcttggttcatgcataaattgactaagcatacgaactgaataaACTATGCCttgagtcttagtcattttttactatgccttcaaGGAGGCTcggctccttttcttttggagtcttttgttcgACAATTGACTaagcacgactaagtttagggcatggctctgataccattgtggagaggtGGATTAAATCTAAGCACGCTCATGGAGGTGGAAGGACATGCGCCGACCCTACGTTAATTGAAGGAAAATCAATGAGGCAACATTTTGCGAGACTTGAAGGTGTGCTTTTGGAGGACACATGCCACACCaagaaagaataagaaaatactAATGCCTTACGTCGCCTGGACTCGAAGCCAAGAACACTTGTGTCGTGAGTGGGGTGCGTGTCAAGTAGTGAAATTGTTTTTGGgagtttaagttaaattatgcTTAAATTGAGGGCCAATAGCGACTGGCCGTGGTATTTGCACGTGAGCCCATTGCGAGTGAAATCACGCTTAGAAGCCTTTCCAGCCACGCATGGGGCGCGTGAAGGTGTGTGGAAGGTGATCTTTTGACTATTTTACACCCATACTAATCCTTAAAAGACTTGAATTATGACCATCTagtgaaattttttaagatttagagAACCGAAAATGACATACCAGAAGAGTGAGCTGTCTTTCTACTCAACATTTCGGCCACTATGTTAGCTTTACATGGGTGATAAAGGATCTTTGTATCATAATCCTTCGCAAACTCCAACTATCTCCTCTGTCCCATGTTCAACTCTTTCTACCTGAATAAGATACTTGAGGCTCTTATGGTTTTACCACCTGTACCTTTCCACCATACAAGTAACGTCACCATATTTTTAACGTGAACACCACAATTGCTAACTCCAAATCGATGGTTAGGTAGTTACGCTCATATTTTTTAAGCTATTAGGAGCCATATACAATCACTTCTTCATTAACACCAACACGCAACCCCAATCCTTTTCTCGAGGCATCGTTGTACACCATGCTTGAACCATAAAATAGTGCTAGCATCAGCGCATACACCAAAAACTCCTTAATCTCTTGAAAAATCTATTCATGTGTCATAGTCCAAAGAAAGACTTACCTTCTTAGTTAACTTTGTCAAGGTTTGAATAAGTCCTAGAAAGAAACCTTCCGTCGTAGTTCGCTAACTCAAAAAAACTTCTAAGTTCTCGGACTGAGGATGGTTTGGGTTATCTCATGATTGCCTCTATCCGACCCAGTAAATCCCCGGCTGAGTTATCTCATGATTGCCTCTAACAAACTTGCAGAAAATTATGGGCTGAGGTTGGTCTCCGTTATCTCATGATTGCCCCGAAATGTTCCATGATTACTAACTTTTCAACATCCCATGATTTTAACCAAGTCGAGCTTGTTGACTTACTAACTTCTCAATGCACGATTCCCACATCCATGATTTTAACCATGTCGAGTTTATTGACTCACATTCCTTACGTCAAAACACACAACGATTGCAAGGACTACTTTTCGTGAGGACAACAAAAAATATTGgcaaaacaaatatttgtcGACGTATTAGCACTATTCATGTACTATATATTCTTCAGgttatttattcaatattaTCCTCTCACATACATGAAAACTAtggttcaagattacattaataaccttgattttttttttttttaaaataaatattattagtttaagTAGAGGAGAACGGTTATAATCTTACCAAGAAGAGAGTAAAGTTATGACTCTCATGTGTAGTCAGTCAAGGTTAACACGAGAGTGGCACATGGAGCAAGACGGTGTATTGTCTAAAAAAGTGCATGATAACTAAGCCAAGTTTGTGATTGggtttagagagaaaaaagctTAACCTATTCTGTCtatttttgttcgtttttcttttaatagcgTTTTACTTAAAATTCTAACGTGAAAGCTATTCAAAGGAATATTTGTGAGTGTATAAATATGTGAACCCTCCCTACGGATTAATTGAGCAAAACAgacagaaaaatcaaaataaaaaatggcatCTTCTAGTTTTCTTGCAGTCTTTAGGATTGTCCTCTTAGTACTGTTCTTCAATGGGATGGTGCCCATGCAAGCGGCTTCCCAAGACGACATCGTTTCCACCATCTGCAAGAAAACTAGAAACCCTTCTTTTTGCTTTAACGTGTTGAAATCTGCTGGCACTACAGACCTAAAAGGGCTGGCCACTTTCACCCTCAACCTCGCCCACGACAAGGTTGCTCAAACCCGTGCCCTCGCCCAGTCCCTGGCGTCCAAGGCAGTCGATCCCAAGCTTAAAGAGCGATATGCCACCTGTGCTGAACAGTATGACGATGCCGCCGGCGACATCGAGGATGGGAAGAACAACTTGGGGAAAGGTGACTACAATGGCGTCAACATTAAGGCGTCTGCAGCCATGACGGAGGCCGGCGATTGTCTGGACAGCTTCACGCAGCCGCCGAAGGACCCATCGGCGCTGTCTGGCAACGGGAAGACTGTGGAAGATATTTGTAGTATCATCTTGGTTATAGCCAATCTTCTTCTTGGGCGTGCctaattcatttttcttcaacctttcttcattttatccTACAAACTTCTGTACTTGGAATGCCATGAATCAATAATATGTCTGTTTTGAATCCTATAAATTTGGACATCGACTCCTTTACATTTTAATAATCTGACTAATCTAGGGTCACTCTATAACTCTTAGTGCTCTCCAATTTTAAAGGTCTCTTAGTGCTCTCCAATTTTAAAGGTCTCTTAGTGCTCTCCAATTTTAAAGGTCTCTTAGTGCTCTCCAATTTTAAAGGTCTCTTAGTGCTCTCCAATTTTAAAGGTCTCTTAGTGCTCTCCAATTTTAAAGGTCTCTTAGTGCTCTCCAATTTTAAAGGTCTCTTAGTGCTCTCCAATTTTAAAGGTCTCTTAGTGCTCTCCAATTTTAAAGGTCTCTTAGTGCTCTCCAATTTTAAAGGTCTCTTAGTGCTCTCCAATTTTAAAGGTCTCTTAGTGCTCTCCAATTTTAAAGGTCTCTTAGTGCTCTCCAATTTTAAAGGTCTCTTAGTGCTCTCCAATTTTAAAGGTCTCTTAGTGCTCTCCAATTTTAAAGGTCTCTTAGTGCTCTCCAATTTTAAAGGTCTCTTAGTGCTCTCCAATTTTAAAGGTCTCTGAGTGCTCTCCAATTTTAAAGGTCTCTTAGTGCTCTCCAATTTTAAAGGTCTCTTAGTGCTCTCCAATTTTAAAGGTCTCAGGTTCTAGTTCGTGAGTCAATAGCGGCACATAATTTCATGTTAATGAGTTATAGGCCTCCTCAGCCCACGATGAAGCTATAGAAACTAGTTTGAATCAAAATGAGTGTGGAGGGAGAGTTGCCCaaatttttcaaaagcttactagatttcattttctttttttctcaaattttcattattcataacttttttggttaggttggtttgtttttatctttttggaTTTGAGTTTGTTTGGGCTCGTTTCAAGTTTATACGCACAAAAACTAGGTCATGAACCGAcacaatttcattaaaaaaagaaaaaaagaacgaaaagGCTAGTGGAAGGTCGAACGTTTCCTGTCCCCACGAGCCTCCCTCTAATCATAGGCTTTTCAAGCCCAACGAAAGGAAGAAAACCCCCCAACGAGCCTCCCTCTAATCATAGGCTTTTCAAGCCcaacaaaaggaagaaaaccCTCGTTTATTGCCGGAAGGAGCATGTCACAACATCACTAACATGAAGTAGATTGTGACCTCCACACAAGACAGACAAGGGGACCCTCAAGTGACATCTATCCGACCACATGAGTTCCAAGATTGagaagtgtcatgatgcgagATGAGGACGGTGCATCATCCAATGCACCAAGAATGTGCATTGAAGCTAAGGCATATGCTAAGTTCGAGAGAGAGACGACACGAGTGTCAAAGACAAGCTCGAAGAGGGTCGAGTAGGGCTCTAGACAATAACTTCAAAACTTGAGATTTTGATATGAATTATTACATGTGGCGTCGAGTAGNGAGTAGGGACAATAACTTCAAAACTTGAGATTTTGATATGAATTGTTACATGTGGCTCCTCGAGATTTTGATATGAATTTTTACATGTGGCTCCTGTTTTAATTAAGGTGGTTGAGATCTCATGTTTATATTAAGTGTTAgtgatacaaaaacaaaaacaaaaaaaaaaaatcatcttattcttcttcttttttgttttgttttcttttttttttttttttttttttttttttttttttttttttttttttttNNNNNNNNNNNNNNNNNNNNNNNNNNNNNNNNNNNNNNNNNNNNNNNNNNNNNNNNNNNNNNNNNNNNNNNNNNNNNNNNNNNNNNNNNNNNNNNNNNNNNNNNNNNNNNNNNNNNNNNNNNNNNNNNNNNNNNNNNNNNNNNNNNNNNNNNNNNNNNNNNNNNNNNNNNNNNNNNNNNNNNNNNNNNNNNNNNNNNNNNNNNNNNNNNNNNNNNNNNNNNNNNNNNNNNNNNNNNNNNNNNNNNNNNNNNNNNNNNNNNNNNNNNNNNNNNNNNNNNNNNNNNNNNNNNNNNNNNNNNNNNNNNNNNNNNNNNNNNNNNNNNNNNNNNNNNNNNNNNNNNNNNNNNNNNNNNNNNNNNNNNNNNNNNNNNNNNNNNNNNNNNNNNNNNNNNNNNNNNNNNNNNNNNNNNNNNNNNNNNNNNNNNNNNNNNNNNNNNNNNNNNNNNNNNNNNNNNNNNNNNNNNNNNNNNNNNNNNNNNNNNNNNNNNNNNNNNNNNNNNNNNNNNNNNNNNNNNNNNNNNNNNNNNNNNNNNNNNNNNNNNNNNNNNNNNNNNNNNNNNNNNNNNNNNNNNNNNNNNNNNNNNNNNNNNNNNNNNNNNNNNNNNNNNNNNNNNNNNNNNNNNNNNNNNNNNNNNNNNNNNNNNNNNNNNNNNNNNNNNNNNNNNNNNNNNNNNNNNNNNNNNNNNNNNNNNNNNNNNNNNNNNNNNNNNNNNNNNNNNNNNNNNNNNNNNNNNNNNNNNNNNNNNNNNNNNNNNNNNNNNNNNNNNNNNNNNNNNNNNNNNNNNNNNNNNNNNNNNNNNNNNNNNNNNNNNNNNNNNNNNNNNNNNNNNNNNNNNNNNNNNNNNNNNNNNNNNNNNNNNNNNNNNNNNNNNNNNNNNNNNNNNNNNNNNNNNNNNNNNNNNNNNNNNNNNNNNNNNNNNNNNNNNNNNNNNNNNNNNNNNNNNNNNNNNNNNNNNNNNNNNNNNNNNNNNNNNNNNNNNNNNNNNNNNNNNNNNNNNNNNNNNNNNNNNNNNNNNNNNNNNNNNNNNNNNNNNNNNNNNNNNNNNNNNNNNNNNNNNNNNNNNNNNNNNNNNNNNNNNNNNNNNNNNNNNNNNNNNNNNNNNNNNNNNNNNNNNNNNNNNNNNNNNNNNNNNNNNNNNNNNNNNNNNNNNNNNNNNNNNNNNNNNNNNNNNNNNNNNNNNNNNNNNNNNNNNNNNNNNNNNNNNNNNNNNNNNNNNNNNNNNNNNNNNNNNNNNNNNNNNNNNNNNNNNNNNNNNNNNNNNNNNNNNNNNNNNNNNNNNNNNNNNNNNNNNNNNNNNNNNNNNNNNNNNNNNNNNNNNNNNNNNNNNNNNNNNNNNNNNNNNNNNNNNNNNNNNNNNNNNNNNNNNNNNNNNNNNNNNNNNNNNNNNNNNNNNNNNNNNNNNNNNNNNNNNNNNNNNNNNNNNNNNNNNNNNNNNNNNNNNNNNNNNNNNNNNNNNNNNNNNNNNNNNNNNNNNNNNNNNNNNNNNNNNNNNNNNNNNNNNNNNNNNNNNNNNNNNNNNNNNNNNNNNNNNNNNNNNNNNNNNNNNNNNNNNNNNNNNNNNNNNNNNNNNNNNNNNNNNNNNNNNNNNNNNNNNNNNNNNNNNNNNNNNNNNNNNNNNNNNNNNNNNNNNNNNNNNNNNNNNNNNNNNNNNNNNNNNNNNNNNNNNNNNNNNNNNNNNNNNNNNNNNNNNNNNNNNNNNNNNNNNNNNNNNNNNNNNNNNNNNNNNNNNNNNNNNNNNNNNNNNNNNNNNNNNNNNNNNNNNNNNNNNNNNNNNNNNNNNNNNNNNNNNNNNNNNNNNNNNNNNNNNNNNNNNNNNNNNNNNNNNNNNNNNNNNNNNNNNNNNNNNNNNNNNNNNNNNNNNNNNNNNNNNNNNNNNNNNNNNNNNNNNNNNNNNNNNNNNNNNNNNNNNNNNNNNNNNNNNNNNNNNNNNNNNNNNNNNNNNNNNNNNNNNNNNNNNNNNNNNNNNNNNNNNNNNNNNNNNNNNNNNNNNNNNNNNNNNNNNNNNNNNNNNNNNNNNNNNNNNNNNNNNNNNNNNNNNNNNNNNNNNNNNNNNNNNNNNNNNNNNNNNNNNNNNN is part of the Cucurbita pepo subsp. pepo cultivar mu-cu-16 unplaced genomic scaffold, ASM280686v2 Cp4.1_scaffold000296, whole genome shotgun sequence genome and encodes:
- the LOC111784914 gene encoding pectinesterase inhibitor-like; this translates as MASSSFLAVFRIVLLVLFFNGMVPMQAASQDDIVSTICKKTRNPSFCFNVLKSAGTTDLKGLATFTLNLAHDKVAQTRALAQSLASKAVDPKLKERYATCAEQYDDAAGDIEDGKNNLGKGDYNGVNIKASAAMTEAGDCLDSFTQPPKDPSALSGNGKTVEDICSIILVIANLLLGRA